The following coding sequences lie in one Globicephala melas chromosome 15, mGloMel1.2, whole genome shotgun sequence genomic window:
- the GJC3 gene encoding gap junction gamma-3 protein, producing the protein MCGRFLRRLVVEESRHSTPVGRLLLPVLLGFRLMLLAASGTGVYGDEQSEFVCHTQQLGCKAACYDAFHPLSPLRFWAFQVTLVAVPSALYMGFILYHVIWHWEESEKVKKEEETLIRQGKKSRDALGPGSPRVIWAYVAQLGVRLALEGAALGGQYHLYGFKMPSSFACRREPCLGSISCNLSRPSEKTIFLKTMFGVTGLCLLFTLLELVLLGLGRWWKIWKHKSPSSKYFPTSESAQRHKEPTDNFPVVETKERFAEAGERGTDVPLSTCP; encoded by the coding sequence ATGTGCGGCAGGTTCCTGAGGCGGCTGGTGGTGGAGGAGAGCCGGCACTCCACCCCCGTGGGGCGCCTCCTGCTTCCCGTGCTCCTGGGGTTCCGCCTCATGCTGCTGGCCGCCAGTGGGACGGGGGTCTACGGCGACGAGCAGAGCGAGTTCGTGTGTCACACGCAGCAGCTGGGCTGCAAGGCTGCCTGCTACGATGCCTTCCACCCTCTCTCCCCGCTGCGCTTCTGGGCCTTCCAGGTCACCCTGGTGGCTGTACCCAGTGCCCTCTACATGGGTTTCATTCTGTATCATGTGATCTGGCACTGGGAGGAATCTGAAAAggtgaagaaggaagaggagacccTGATTCGCcaagggaagaaaagcagagatgCCTTGGGGCCTGGAAGCCCCAGGGTGATCTGGGCCTATGTGGCACAGCTGGGGGTGCGACTGGCCCTTGAAGGGGCAGCCTTGGGGGGGCAGTACCATCTGTACGGGTTCAAGATGCCCAGCTCCTTTGCGTGTCGTCGAGAGCCTTGCCTTGGTAGTATAAGCTGTAATCTGTCTCGCCCCTCTGAGAAGACCATCTTCCTGAAGACCATGTTTGGGGTCACTGGGCTCTGTCTCTTGTTCACGCTTTTGGAGCTTGTGCTCCTGggcctggggagatggtggaagaTCTGGAAGCACAAATCTCCCTCTTCTAAGTACTTCCCAACTTCAGAGAGCGCCCAAAGACACAAGGAACCGACTGATAACTTCCCAGTGGTGGAAACAAAAGAACGGTTTGCAGAAGCAGGTGAGAGGGGCACTGATGTCCCTCTTTCTACCTGTCCCTGA